The Haloterrigena turkmenica DSM 5511 genome includes the window GCGGGACCCCTGCACACGTCGGAGTATGAGCAACGATTGGCCCGTCGATCCCGACGGCGAGGAGGGCAGCGAGGGGATGCGCAAGTACGACATGCGGATCATCGCGGACAAGGTCGACGAGGAGGAGGACTTCCCGATGGAGCGCGACGAGTTCGTCGCGGAGTACGGCGACTACCCGATCCGGATCAACTACAAGCGCGTCGTCCCGATGCGCGAGATCTTCGAGTACGTCGAACC containing:
- a CDS encoding DUF5785 family protein; translation: MSNDWPVDPDGEEGSEGMRKYDMRIIADKVDEEEDFPMERDEFVAEYGDYPIRINYKRVVPMREIFEYVEPERFETILDMHKAVGDAMRAGDFWEYHPQGKNPERKHA